The following coding sequences lie in one Frigoribacterium sp. SL97 genomic window:
- a CDS encoding sigma-70 family RNA polymerase sigma factor, translated as MTTTSVTTRNTTTATDDTEVEVLSQVRGASTDQVGDYLRHIGRMPLLDAAEETEIARRIEVGLFAGEKLKELQAADAVKKNRTKAHAEMLRDLRWLQHDGERAKDRMITANLRLVVSIAKRYTQRGLPFMDVIQEGNLGLVRAVEKFDYTQGYKFSTYATWWIRQAIARGLADKARAIRIPVHTVERINRISRAERDLTVDLGRAPTVDEVAEEVAMDVADLIELKSRSHEPVSIHTVVGDAEDSELGDFIEDEETPSPTQATESSLLNRDMHALVATLPEDEARVIRMRFGLDDDQPMTLDEISKRVHSSRQAVSRVESRARLRMFAKAVSQDLQLYLQ; from the coding sequence ATGACGACCACTTCCGTCACCACGCGCAACACCACCACAGCCACCGACGACACCGAGGTCGAGGTCCTGTCGCAGGTCCGAGGGGCCTCCACCGACCAGGTCGGCGACTACCTCCGCCACATCGGCCGCATGCCGCTGCTCGACGCAGCGGAAGAGACCGAGATCGCCCGCCGCATCGAGGTCGGCCTGTTCGCCGGCGAGAAGCTCAAAGAGCTGCAGGCGGCCGACGCGGTCAAGAAGAACCGCACCAAGGCCCACGCCGAGATGCTCCGCGACCTCCGCTGGCTGCAGCACGACGGCGAGCGTGCGAAGGACCGCATGATCACCGCGAACCTCCGCCTCGTCGTCAGCATCGCCAAGCGCTACACGCAGCGCGGCCTGCCCTTCATGGACGTCATCCAGGAGGGCAACCTCGGCCTCGTCCGTGCCGTCGAGAAGTTCGACTACACGCAGGGCTACAAGTTCTCGACCTACGCCACGTGGTGGATCCGTCAGGCCATCGCCCGCGGCCTCGCCGACAAGGCGCGCGCCATCCGCATCCCGGTGCACACGGTCGAGCGCATCAACCGCATCTCGCGGGCCGAGCGTGACCTGACCGTCGACCTGGGCCGTGCGCCCACCGTCGACGAGGTGGCCGAAGAGGTCGCCATGGACGTCGCCGACCTCATCGAGCTGAAGTCCCGTTCGCACGAGCCGGTGTCGATCCACACCGTCGTCGGCGATGCCGAAGACAGCGAACTGGGCGACTTCATCGAGGACGAAGAGACCCCGTCGCCCACGCAGGCCACCGAGAGCTCGCTGCTCAACCGCGACATGCACGCCCTCGTGGCGACGCTGCCCGAAGACGAGGCGCGCGTCATCCGCATGCGCTTCGGCCTCGACGACGACCAGCCGATGACCCTCGACGAGATCTCGAAGCGCGTCCACTCGTCGCGCCAGGCCGTCTCGCGCGTCGAGAGCCGTGCCCGTCTCCGCATGTTCGCGAAGGCCGTCAGCCAGGACCTCCAGCTCTACCTGCAGTAG